A single window of Hyla sarda isolate aHylSar1 chromosome 2, aHylSar1.hap1, whole genome shotgun sequence DNA harbors:
- the LOC130356338 gene encoding syncytin-A-like, producing the protein MKYPLLTETPHSGAGIHIYPGNYTCYRGEKEGVNRKNFTKGYCASYSSVEVSLTQNQVFSIGDIYWICGDGKWKGECALAKAIMNIHIITEGGEHVNSATKRIKRSTPAGSVHPHVYIDTIGVPRGVPDEFKARSQVAAGFESILSIITVNKNVDWINYIYYNQQRFVNYTREALRGVAEQLQADSIMTLQNRMVLDMILAEKGGVCKVLVDPTTCCTFIPNTGPNGKVTIAIQKLEDLSAELKKNSGITDPWDQYFGWFTNWKHALTQLAIIIFVIIIVIAAFSLCVIPCIRRLLEKGVANATATFYQATPSLANEDTTPSGYMQYLKLYRERKLKKGEPYSIKYYKVLRGD; encoded by the coding sequence ATGAAATACCCTTTGCTAACAGAGACCCCACACTCAGGGGCAGGTATACACATATACCCAGGGAATTACACATGCTATAGGGGAGAAAAGGAAGGTGTCAatagaaagaacttcacaaagggATATTGTGCTAGTTATAGCTCTGTAGAAGTGTCACTCACTCAGAACCAAGTTTTTTCAATAGGTGACATTTACTGGATCTGTGGCGATGGTAAGTGGAAAGGAGAGTGTGCTCTAGCTAAAGCCATTATGAACATTCACATAATCACAGAAGGGGGAGAACACGTAAACTCTGCCACAAAAAGGATAAAGAGGTCAACACCTGCAGGTAGCGTCCATCCACATGTATACATAGACACAATAGGGGTCCCAAGAGGGGTCCCTGATGAGTTCAAAGCCAGGAGTCAAGTCGCTGCGGGCTTTGAATCTATTCTTTCTATAATCACTGTGAACAAaaatgtagactggattaattacATTTACTATAATCAACAAAGGTTTGTAAACTACACAAGGGAGGCGTTACGAGGTGTTGCAGAGCAGCTCCAAGCTGATTCCATTATGACATTACAAAACAGAATGGTCTTAGATATGATTCTTGCAGAAAAAGGTGGGGTGTGCAAAGTGCTTGTGGATCCTACAACATGCTGCACCTTCATACCTAACACTGGTCCCAATGGTAAAGTAACTATTGCAATACAAAAGTTAGAGGACCTGTCTGCCGAACTAAAAAAGAACTCAGGTATTACAGATCCCTGGGATCAATATTTTGGATGGTTTACTAACTGGAAACATGCATTAACACAATTAGCTATTATAATTTTTGTAATCATTATAGTTATTGCTGCATTTTCTCTATGTGTGATACCATGTATTAGGAGGTTGCTAGAAAAGGGAGTCGCCAATGCCACGGCCACATTTTACCAGGCCACGCCCTCATTGGCTAATGAAGATACTACACCCAGTGGATACATGCAATACCTAAAACTCTACAGAGAAAGGAAGTTAAAAAAAGGAGAACCGTATAGTATAAAATATTATAAGGTtctaagaggggattga